Proteins encoded within one genomic window of Neorhizobium galegae bv. orientalis str. HAMBI 540:
- the cyoB gene encoding cytochrome o ubiquinol oxidase subunit I: MFGNTTLTQFLFGRLTLEAIPYHEPILVVTFIVVALLGIAILGLVTRYRLWGYLWSEWFTSVDHKKIGIMYVVLAIVMLLRGFADAIMMRIQQALAFNGNEGYLNPHHYDQIFTAHGVIMIFFMAMPFVTGLMNYVVPLQIGARDVSFPFLNNFSFWMTTAGAIIIMMSLFVGEFARTGWLAYPPLSGADYSPGVGVDYYIWGLQVAGIGTTLSGINLIATIVKMRAPGMTFMKMPIFTWTSLCTNVLIVASFPILTATLVLLSLDRYAGTNFFTNDLGGNPMMYVNLIWIWGHPEVYILVLPAFGIFSEVVATFCGKRLFGYASMVYATCVIMILSYIVWLHHFFTMGSGASVNAFFGITTMIISIPTGAKLFNWLFTMYRGRIRYELPMMWTIGFMVTFTIGGMTGVMLAIPPADFVLHNSLFLIAHFHNVIIGGVVFGLMAGVVYWWPKAFGYKLDTFWGKISFWCWLIGFYVAFMPLYVLGLMGVTRRVSQFEDPSLQIWFIIAAFGAVIIACGIGAFIIQIVVSYLRRDQLRETSGDPWDGRTLEWSTASPPPDYNFAFTPVVHDHDSWYDMKSRGYERPLGGFKPIHMPKNTGTGVILAAISVVFALAMIWYIWWLAIVAFVAMIAVAIGHTFNYNRDFHIPAETVTATEDARSKLLAERT; the protein is encoded by the coding sequence ATGTTCGGTAACACCACCCTGACGCAATTCCTTTTCGGACGGCTCACCCTTGAAGCCATCCCCTATCACGAGCCTATCCTCGTCGTGACCTTCATCGTCGTGGCGCTGCTCGGCATCGCCATTCTCGGACTCGTCACGCGATATCGGCTCTGGGGTTATCTGTGGAGCGAGTGGTTCACCAGCGTCGATCACAAGAAAATCGGCATCATGTATGTGGTGCTGGCGATCGTCATGCTGCTGCGCGGCTTTGCCGATGCGATCATGATGCGCATCCAGCAGGCGCTCGCGTTCAACGGCAATGAGGGTTATCTCAACCCGCACCACTACGACCAGATATTCACCGCGCATGGCGTGATCATGATCTTCTTCATGGCCATGCCTTTCGTCACCGGGCTGATGAACTACGTCGTGCCGCTGCAGATTGGTGCCCGCGACGTCTCCTTCCCGTTCCTCAACAACTTCTCGTTCTGGATGACGACGGCCGGGGCGATCATCATCATGATGTCGCTGTTCGTCGGCGAATTCGCCCGCACCGGTTGGCTCGCCTATCCGCCGCTCTCGGGCGCCGACTACAGTCCGGGCGTCGGCGTCGATTATTACATCTGGGGCCTGCAGGTGGCCGGCATCGGCACGACCCTATCGGGCATCAACCTGATCGCCACGATCGTCAAGATGCGCGCGCCGGGCATGACCTTCATGAAGATGCCGATCTTCACCTGGACCTCGCTCTGCACCAACGTGCTGATCGTCGCCTCCTTCCCGATCCTCACCGCCACCCTCGTTCTGCTCTCGCTCGACCGCTATGCCGGCACGAACTTCTTCACCAACGACCTCGGCGGCAACCCGATGATGTATGTGAACCTCATCTGGATCTGGGGCCATCCGGAGGTCTATATCCTCGTCCTGCCGGCGTTCGGCATCTTTTCCGAAGTGGTCGCCACCTTCTGCGGCAAGCGGCTCTTCGGTTACGCCTCGATGGTTTATGCCACCTGCGTGATCATGATCCTCTCCTATATCGTCTGGCTGCACCATTTCTTCACGATGGGGTCCGGTGCCTCGGTCAACGCCTTCTTCGGCATCACCACGATGATCATCTCGATCCCAACAGGCGCCAAACTCTTCAACTGGCTGTTCACCATGTATCGCGGCCGCATCCGCTACGAACTGCCGATGATGTGGACGATCGGCTTCATGGTCACCTTCACCATCGGTGGGATGACCGGGGTGATGCTGGCAATTCCGCCGGCCGATTTCGTGCTCCACAATTCGCTCTTCCTGATCGCCCATTTCCACAACGTCATCATTGGCGGCGTGGTTTTCGGACTGATGGCGGGCGTCGTCTACTGGTGGCCGAAGGCTTTCGGCTACAAGCTCGACACGTTCTGGGGCAAGATCAGCTTCTGGTGCTGGCTGATCGGCTTCTACGTCGCCTTCATGCCGCTTTATGTGCTCGGCCTGATGGGCGTCACCCGCCGCGTCTCCCAGTTCGAGGACCCGTCGCTGCAGATCTGGTTCATCATCGCCGCATTCGGCGCGGTGATCATCGCCTGCGGCATCGGCGCCTTCATCATCCAGATCGTCGTCAGCTACCTGAGGCGCGACCAGCTGCGCGAGACCTCCGGTGACCCCTGGGACGGCCGCACGCTCGAATGGTCGACCGCCTCGCCGCCGCCGGACTACAATTTCGCCTTCACGCCGGTCGTGCACGACCATGACAGCTGGTACGACATGAAGAGCCGCGGCTATGAGCGCCCGCTCGGCGGCTTCAAGCCGATCCACATGCCGAAAAATACCGGCACGGGCGTCATCCTTGCCGCAATCAGCGTCGTCTTCGCCCTCGCGATGATCTGGTACATCTGGTGGCTGGCAATCGTCGCCTTCGTCGCCATGATCGCCGTCGCGATCGGCCATACCTTCAACTACAATCGGGATTTCCACATTCCAGCCGAAACCGTGACCGCAACAGAGGACGCGCGCTCGAAGCTGCTCGCGGAACGGACCTGA
- a CDS encoding MFS transporter, with product MTTVVNPASTGPTSSGLERDARRIHDDGPISPGSIALGVIIGRMSEFFDFFVYGLGSVLVFPKLIFPFAPTPVAATLMSFAIFPLAFMARPVGSFVFMWIDRNYGRGTKLTIALFLLGGSTASIAFLPGYDTIGYWAVALLALFRMGQGFALGGAWDGLASLLNLNAPPNRRGWYAMIPQLGAPIGFALASILFGYFVANLSEADFIAWGWRYPFFVAFAINVVALFARLRIVASKEFGSALEANELQARPIFEMLSKHAHDVVLGAFVPLASFAMFHLVTIFPLSWVTLYGGQSAAEFLFVQVIGAAVGIVGIILSGLIADRIGRRSQLMIGAVIIAIFSFSAPFLLDAGGKGQDAFIIIGFGILGLSFGQASGAVSSRFGQYYRYTGAALTSDLAWLIGAGFAPLVALGLASSFGIIFIGGYLISGAICTIAALSLSRVLDQSGEPGGQR from the coding sequence ATGACCACGGTCGTCAATCCCGCGTCAACGGGCCCGACATCGTCCGGCCTCGAAAGGGACGCCCGCCGCATTCATGACGACGGGCCGATCTCGCCGGGCAGCATTGCGCTTGGTGTGATCATCGGTCGCATGTCGGAATTCTTCGACTTCTTCGTTTACGGGCTGGGTTCCGTCCTCGTTTTTCCGAAGCTGATCTTTCCGTTCGCGCCGACCCCGGTCGCCGCGACCCTGATGTCGTTCGCGATCTTCCCGCTCGCCTTCATGGCGCGGCCAGTCGGGTCGTTCGTGTTCATGTGGATCGACCGTAATTATGGGCGCGGCACCAAGCTGACGATCGCGCTGTTCCTGCTCGGCGGATCGACGGCTTCGATCGCCTTCCTGCCCGGCTACGACACGATCGGCTACTGGGCCGTGGCATTGCTGGCGCTGTTCCGCATGGGGCAGGGTTTTGCGCTCGGCGGCGCCTGGGACGGGCTCGCCTCGCTCCTGAACCTCAATGCGCCGCCCAACCGGCGCGGCTGGTATGCGATGATCCCGCAGCTCGGCGCGCCGATCGGCTTTGCGCTGGCGAGCATCCTGTTCGGTTATTTCGTCGCCAATCTCTCGGAAGCGGATTTCATTGCCTGGGGTTGGCGTTATCCGTTCTTCGTGGCCTTTGCGATCAACGTCGTGGCGCTGTTTGCCCGCCTGCGCATCGTCGCCAGCAAGGAATTCGGCTCGGCGCTCGAAGCCAACGAGCTGCAGGCCCGGCCGATCTTCGAAATGCTGAGCAAGCACGCCCATGACGTCGTGCTCGGCGCGTTTGTGCCGCTGGCCAGCTTCGCCATGTTCCACCTGGTGACAATCTTCCCGTTGAGCTGGGTGACGCTTTATGGCGGGCAGTCTGCGGCGGAATTCCTGTTCGTGCAGGTGATCGGCGCTGCCGTCGGCATCGTCGGCATCATCCTGTCCGGCCTGATCGCCGACCGCATCGGCCGCCGCAGCCAACTGATGATCGGCGCGGTGATCATCGCGATCTTCTCGTTCTCGGCACCCTTCCTGCTCGATGCGGGCGGCAAGGGACAGGATGCCTTCATCATCATCGGCTTCGGGATCCTCGGTCTCTCGTTCGGCCAGGCCTCCGGCGCCGTCTCCTCGCGCTTCGGGCAATATTATCGTTATACCGGCGCGGCACTCACCTCCGACCTCGCGTGGCTGATCGGTGCCGGCTTCGCACCGCTGGTGGCCCTCGGCCTCGCCAGCAGTTTCGGCATCATCTTCATCGGCGGATATCTGATCTCCGGCGCGATCTGCACGATCGCAGCGCTCAGCCTCAGCCGGGTCCTGGACCAGAGCGGCGAGCCAGGCGGTCAGCGGTAA
- the cyoA gene encoding ubiquinol oxidase subunit II has product MTPQLKIVARLFALFTLLGLSGCNLVVMSPSGDIARQQANLIIVATVLMLIIIVPVIFLTLFFAWRYRGSNTNAPYDPEWHHSTRLEVIIWSAPLAIIIALGAVTWMSTHKLDPYRPLDRIDAQRAVPAEVKPITVEVVALDWKWLFFYPDYGIATVNEMAAPVDVPINFKITASSVMNSFYVPALAGMIYAMPGMETKLHAVINKAGEYEGISSNYSGDGFSHMRFKFHGVDRAGFDQWITRVKQNGTALNRDAYLKLEKPSTKEPVRYYANVEDGLYRTVLNMCATPGKMCMDEMMHIDMTGGGGIESHENRARLEHDNRHAGEAGHAAPAATFPATGNPARSDQPAEGVDQNSGQPQSQAPSTNHDMQGHTMPGGDPGGVAPAQLNNNAPAQP; this is encoded by the coding sequence ATGACCCCCCAGTTGAAAATCGTCGCACGGTTGTTCGCTCTCTTCACCCTTTTAGGGCTTTCCGGATGTAACCTGGTCGTGATGTCGCCTTCCGGCGATATCGCCCGACAGCAGGCTAATCTGATCATCGTCGCCACGGTGCTGATGCTGATCATCATCGTGCCGGTGATCTTCCTCACGCTGTTCTTCGCCTGGCGTTATCGCGGCTCGAACACCAATGCGCCCTATGATCCCGAATGGCACCATTCGACGCGGCTCGAAGTCATCATCTGGTCGGCACCGCTCGCCATCATCATCGCGCTCGGCGCCGTCACCTGGATGAGTACTCACAAGCTCGACCCCTACAGGCCGCTCGACCGGATCGATGCCCAGCGCGCCGTGCCTGCCGAGGTGAAGCCTATCACCGTGGAAGTCGTGGCTCTCGACTGGAAATGGCTGTTCTTCTATCCGGACTATGGCATCGCCACCGTCAACGAGATGGCGGCCCCCGTCGACGTGCCGATCAACTTCAAGATCACCGCCTCCTCGGTAATGAACTCCTTCTATGTGCCGGCGCTTGCGGGCATGATCTATGCGATGCCTGGCATGGAAACCAAGCTGCACGCCGTCATCAACAAGGCGGGGGAATACGAAGGCATTTCATCGAACTACAGCGGCGACGGCTTCTCGCATATGCGCTTCAAGTTCCATGGCGTCGACCGGGCAGGCTTCGACCAGTGGATCACCCGCGTCAAGCAGAACGGTACGGCACTCAATCGCGATGCCTATCTGAAGCTCGAAAAGCCGAGCACCAAGGAACCGGTGCGCTATTATGCCAATGTCGAGGACGGGCTCTACAGGACCGTGCTCAACATGTGCGCCACGCCCGGCAAGATGTGCATGGATGAGATGATGCATATCGACATGACGGGCGGCGGCGGAATCGAGAGCCACGAGAACCGTGCCAGGCTGGAGCATGACAACCGCCATGCCGGCGAAGCGGGCCATGCGGCACCTGCCGCGACCTTCCCGGCGACGGGCAACCCGGCCCGCAGCGACCAGCCGGCCGAGGGCGTCGACCAGAATTCCGGACAGCCGCAATCGCAGGCGCCATCGACGAACCACGACATGCAAGGCCACACGATGCCCGGAGGCGATCCGGGCGGCGTAGCGCCGGCGCAGCTCAACAACAATGCCCCGGCGCAGCCGTAA
- the katG gene encoding catalase/peroxidase HPI encodes MDAKSSENAGKCPVAHTPRGRSNREWWPNQLNVQILHGHSVRSDPMGEAFNYAEEFKTLDLDALKKDLQALMTDSQEWWPADFGHYGGLFIRMAWHSAGTYRITDGRGGAGQGQQRFAPLNSWPDNVNLDKARRLLWPIKQKYGNKISWADLMILTGNVALESMGFKTFGFAGGRADVWEPEELYWGPEGTWLGDERYSGERQLAEPLGAVQMGLIYVNPEGPNGTPDALASALDIRETFARMAMNDEETVALIAGGHTFGKTHGAGDPSFVGIDPEGGELEAQGLGWSSKFNTGVGRDAIGSGLEVTWTQTPTQWSNYFFENLFGFEWELTTSPAGAKQWVAKNAEASIPDAFDPSKKQLPTMLTSDLALRFDPIYEKISRRFLENPAEFADAFARAWFKLTHRDMGPKVRYLGPEVPAEDLIWQDVIPAVDHPLVDDKDVAELKAKVLATGLTVQELVSTAWASASTFRGSDKRGGANGARIRLAPQKDWEANQPAQLAKVLGVLEGIQKDFNAAQAGAKKISLADLIVLAGAAGVEKAAKAGGQDIIVPFTPGRMDASEAQTDAASFAALEPRADAFRNYVNSGKTQFMKAEEALLDRAQLLTLTAPEMTVLLGGLRVLKAGQPEHGVFTSQPETLTNDFFVNLLDMGTEWSPVAGKDGVYEGHDRRTKAPKWTGTRVDLIFGSHSQLRAIAEVYGQSDAKAKFVKDFVAAWTKVMNADRFDLV; translated from the coding sequence ATGGATGCGAAATCTAGCGAAAACGCCGGCAAATGTCCGGTCGCGCACACGCCTCGCGGCCGATCGAACCGCGAGTGGTGGCCTAACCAGCTGAACGTCCAGATTCTTCACGGGCACTCCGTTCGCTCCGACCCGATGGGTGAGGCGTTCAATTACGCCGAAGAGTTCAAGACGCTCGATCTCGACGCCCTGAAGAAAGACCTTCAGGCCCTGATGACGGATTCGCAGGAGTGGTGGCCGGCCGATTTCGGTCACTACGGCGGCCTGTTCATCCGCATGGCCTGGCACAGCGCCGGCACCTACCGCATCACCGACGGCCGCGGTGGCGCAGGCCAGGGGCAGCAGCGTTTCGCGCCGCTCAACAGCTGGCCGGACAACGTCAACCTCGACAAGGCCCGCCGCCTGCTCTGGCCGATCAAGCAGAAATACGGCAACAAGATCTCCTGGGCGGATCTGATGATCCTCACCGGCAATGTCGCTCTTGAATCGATGGGCTTCAAGACGTTCGGTTTTGCCGGCGGCCGCGCCGACGTCTGGGAGCCGGAAGAGCTCTACTGGGGTCCGGAAGGAACCTGGCTCGGGGATGAGCGCTATAGCGGCGAACGTCAGCTGGCAGAACCGCTCGGCGCCGTGCAGATGGGCCTCATCTACGTCAATCCGGAAGGCCCGAACGGCACTCCCGATGCGCTCGCTTCGGCACTCGACATCCGCGAAACCTTCGCCCGCATGGCGATGAACGACGAAGAAACCGTGGCGCTGATCGCCGGCGGTCACACGTTCGGCAAGACTCACGGCGCCGGCGATCCGTCGTTTGTCGGTATCGACCCGGAGGGCGGCGAGCTCGAAGCCCAGGGCCTCGGCTGGTCGAGCAAGTTCAACACTGGCGTTGGTCGCGATGCAATCGGCAGCGGCCTGGAAGTCACCTGGACGCAGACGCCGACCCAGTGGAGCAACTACTTCTTCGAAAACCTGTTCGGCTTCGAATGGGAGCTGACCACGAGCCCCGCCGGCGCCAAGCAGTGGGTGGCGAAGAATGCCGAGGCTTCCATTCCGGACGCCTTCGACCCGTCGAAGAAGCAGCTGCCGACCATGCTGACCAGCGACCTGGCACTGCGCTTCGACCCGATCTACGAGAAGATTTCGCGCCGGTTCCTGGAAAACCCGGCCGAATTCGCCGATGCCTTCGCCCGCGCCTGGTTCAAGCTGACCCATCGCGACATGGGGCCGAAGGTTCGTTATCTCGGCCCGGAAGTTCCGGCTGAAGACCTGATCTGGCAGGATGTGATCCCGGCCGTCGACCACCCGCTCGTCGACGACAAGGATGTCGCCGAGCTGAAGGCGAAGGTTCTGGCGACCGGCCTGACGGTACAGGAACTGGTTTCCACCGCCTGGGCTTCCGCCTCGACCTTCCGCGGTTCCGACAAGCGCGGCGGTGCCAACGGCGCGCGGATCCGGCTTGCTCCGCAGAAGGACTGGGAAGCCAACCAGCCGGCGCAGCTCGCCAAGGTCTTGGGCGTTCTCGAAGGCATCCAGAAGGACTTCAACGCTGCCCAGGCAGGGGCTAAGAAGATCTCGCTGGCCGACCTGATCGTGCTTGCCGGTGCAGCCGGCGTCGAAAAGGCTGCCAAGGCCGGCGGCCAGGACATCATCGTGCCCTTCACGCCGGGCCGTATGGATGCCTCCGAGGCTCAGACCGACGCGGCTTCCTTTGCCGCGCTGGAACCCCGCGCCGACGCCTTCCGCAACTATGTCAACAGCGGCAAGACGCAGTTCATGAAGGCTGAAGAGGCCCTCCTGGACCGCGCCCAGCTTCTGACGCTGACAGCACCGGAAATGACCGTTCTTCTCGGTGGCCTGCGCGTGCTGAAGGCCGGCCAGCCTGAACACGGCGTCTTCACGTCCCAACCGGAAACGCTGACGAACGACTTCTTCGTCAACCTGCTCGACATGGGCACCGAATGGTCGCCCGTCGCCGGCAAGGATGGTGTTTACGAAGGTCATGACCGCAGGACGAAGGCGCCCAAGTGGACCGGCACCCGCGTCGACCTGATCTTCGGTTCGCATTCGCAGCTTCGTGCGATCGCGGAAGTCTATGGCCAGTCCGACGCCAAGGCGAAGTTCGTCAAGGACTTCGTGGCGGCCTGGACCAAGGTCATGAACGCCGACCGCTTCGATCTCGTCTGA
- a CDS encoding hydrogen peroxide-inducible genes activator, translating into MKNVTLKQLRYFEALARDGRFRRAADACAISQPALSMQIKELEQELGGDLFERNAREVKLTAFGQTFALRVRDILRAVDELADLARASRDPFLARLRIGIIPTIAPYLLPAIINDLNRTFDGIELQVRETQTAKLVQELAQGELDLAIVALPVSEPFLTELKLFDEEFVLVRRREDEGKPVPEREALREMRLLLLEEGHCFRDQALSFCKIGSTRAREVMEGSSLSTLVQMVSAGIGITLIPEMAVPLETRSAQVSISRFQTPRPSRTIGMIWRHSTPLVTQLLQISEVVRRSADTVREQYAMRP; encoded by the coding sequence ATGAAGAACGTCACACTGAAACAGCTCCGTTATTTCGAGGCCCTGGCGCGGGACGGCCGCTTCCGCCGCGCCGCCGATGCCTGCGCGATTTCCCAGCCGGCTTTGTCGATGCAGATCAAGGAACTCGAACAGGAATTGGGCGGCGATCTCTTCGAGCGGAATGCGCGCGAAGTGAAACTCACCGCCTTTGGTCAGACATTTGCGCTGCGGGTTCGCGATATCCTGCGGGCGGTGGACGAACTGGCGGACCTCGCCCGCGCGTCGCGCGATCCGTTCCTGGCGCGCCTGCGCATCGGCATCATCCCGACGATCGCGCCCTATCTGCTGCCGGCGATCATCAACGACCTGAACAGGACGTTCGACGGGATCGAATTGCAGGTGCGCGAGACGCAGACGGCAAAACTGGTCCAGGAACTGGCACAGGGCGAACTGGATCTGGCAATCGTCGCCCTGCCCGTATCGGAACCGTTCCTGACCGAGCTCAAACTGTTCGACGAGGAGTTCGTGCTGGTCCGGCGACGCGAGGACGAAGGCAAGCCCGTCCCCGAACGAGAGGCACTACGCGAAATGCGCCTGCTGCTGCTGGAGGAAGGCCACTGTTTTCGCGATCAGGCCCTATCGTTCTGCAAGATAGGATCGACCCGCGCCCGGGAAGTCATGGAAGGCAGCTCTTTGTCCACCCTGGTCCAGATGGTCAGCGCCGGCATCGGCATCACCCTGATCCCGGAAATGGCAGTGCCTTTGGAAACGCGCTCGGCGCAGGTTTCGATCTCGCGCTTCCAGACGCCCCGGCCGTCCCGCACGATCGGAATGATCTGGCGCCATTCGACGCCTCTCGTCACCCAACTCCTGCAGATTTCCGAAGTAGTGCGCCGCTCAGCCGATACGGTGCGCGAACAGTATGCAATGCGGCCTTGA
- the cyoD gene encoding cytochrome o ubiquinol oxidase subunit IV, protein MSSHGQAPHAPAHESASEAHHGHSNGHQAGHGTLKGYLIGFSLSVILTAIPFWLVMSGAIDSKLFTAFLVMGLGVIQIVVHMVYFLHMNPRSEGGWTMMALLFTLVLVGITLAGSLWVMHHLNTNMMPMSPEMMKNMP, encoded by the coding sequence ATGAGCTCGCACGGCCAAGCCCCGCACGCCCCCGCTCACGAAAGTGCCTCAGAGGCCCATCACGGCCACAGCAACGGCCATCAGGCTGGCCACGGCACGCTGAAAGGTTACCTGATCGGCTTCAGCCTGTCGGTCATCCTGACCGCCATCCCGTTCTGGCTGGTGATGAGCGGCGCCATCGACAGCAAGCTGTTCACCGCCTTTCTCGTGATGGGGCTCGGCGTCATCCAGATCGTCGTGCACATGGTCTATTTCCTGCACATGAACCCGCGCTCCGAAGGCGGCTGGACGATGATGGCGCTGCTCTTCACCCTGGTTCTGGTCGGCATCACGCTTGCCGGATCGCTCTGGGTCATGCACCATCTCAACACCAACATGATGCCGATGTCGCCGGAGATGATGAAAAACATGCCGTAA
- a CDS encoding dihydrodipicolinate synthase family protein, which translates to MTTGWSGVFPAVTTQFNEDFSIDLRATQGVQDALVNDGVNGLIVMGTCGENNSLDPEEKRTILKAAVEVVNGRVPVVTGVSEFDTRRAVAYARDAEKLGADGLMLLPAMVYVPKPEELVAHFKTVAAATSLPIMLYNNPPAYRVNIGADVLRQLEDVPNIKAVKESAPDPRRFTDLINTFGDRFDIFAGLDDVALEGLMLGAKGWVSGLTSAFPQESVALVAAAARGDWVEARAIYRWFMPLLHLDAEHDLVQSIKLAEQIMGRGSERVRMPRMLLTGARRAEVTAMVEKAAATRPTLAKKAA; encoded by the coding sequence ATGACCACAGGCTGGAGCGGCGTTTTCCCCGCAGTGACCACACAATTCAACGAAGACTTCTCGATCGACCTCAGGGCCACCCAAGGGGTGCAGGACGCGCTCGTCAATGACGGCGTCAACGGCCTGATCGTCATGGGCACCTGCGGCGAGAACAACTCGCTCGATCCGGAAGAAAAGCGCACCATCCTCAAGGCCGCCGTCGAAGTGGTGAACGGCCGCGTACCGGTCGTAACCGGCGTTTCCGAATTCGACACCCGCCGCGCCGTCGCCTATGCCCGCGATGCCGAAAAGCTCGGCGCCGATGGCCTGATGCTGCTGCCGGCCATGGTCTATGTGCCGAAGCCGGAAGAACTGGTCGCCCATTTCAAGACGGTCGCCGCGGCCACCTCGCTGCCGATCATGCTATACAACAATCCGCCGGCCTACCGCGTCAACATCGGCGCCGACGTGCTGCGCCAGCTCGAAGACGTGCCGAACATCAAGGCCGTCAAGGAAAGCGCGCCGGATCCGCGCCGCTTCACCGACCTGATCAACACCTTCGGTGACCGCTTCGACATCTTCGCCGGCCTGGACGACGTGGCGCTCGAAGGCCTGATGCTTGGCGCCAAGGGCTGGGTCTCCGGCCTCACCAGCGCCTTCCCGCAGGAATCTGTAGCCTTGGTGGCCGCAGCCGCCCGCGGCGACTGGGTCGAAGCCCGCGCCATCTATCGCTGGTTCATGCCGTTGTTGCATCTCGATGCCGAGCACGACCTCGTCCAGTCGATCAAGCTCGCCGAACAGATCATGGGCCGCGGTTCTGAGCGCGTCCGCATGCCGCGCATGCTGCTGACGGGTGCGCGCCGTGCAGAAGTGACTGCGATGGTGGAAAAGGCCGCTGCGACGCGGCCGACGCTTGCCAAGAAGGCAGCTTGA
- a CDS encoding SURF1 family protein — protein sequence MLLLTVVFLGLGTWQVQRLFWKLDLIARVDARVTATPVPAPSSPAWPTINAEDDEYRRVTANGTFRHDAETLVQAVTDLGPGFWILTPLEQKDGTTVLINRGFVPANRRDPALRPDGQLAGPVKITGLIRISEPEGAFLRSNDPANGRWYSRDVAAIAAANGLERVAPYFIDADATPIPGGLPVGGLTVIRFRNSHLVYAATWYLLALMSAAAAYAIQRRRLA from the coding sequence ATGCTGTTGCTGACCGTCGTCTTCCTCGGGCTCGGCACCTGGCAGGTGCAGCGGCTCTTCTGGAAGCTCGACCTGATCGCCCGCGTCGATGCCCGGGTCACGGCAACCCCGGTGCCCGCCCCCTCATCGCCAGCCTGGCCCACCATCAACGCCGAAGATGACGAGTATCGGCGCGTCACGGCCAACGGCACCTTCCGCCATGACGCGGAAACGCTGGTCCAGGCGGTCACCGATCTCGGTCCCGGCTTCTGGATCCTGACACCCCTGGAACAGAAGGACGGGACCACCGTCCTCATCAATCGCGGCTTCGTGCCCGCCAACCGCCGTGACCCGGCTTTGCGGCCGGATGGGCAGCTCGCAGGTCCTGTGAAGATCACCGGCCTCATCCGCATCAGCGAGCCGGAGGGCGCCTTCCTGCGCTCCAACGATCCCGCGAACGGCCGCTGGTACTCCCGCGACGTGGCCGCGATTGCCGCCGCCAACGGCCTCGAAAGGGTCGCACCCTATTTCATCGATGCCGACGCGACGCCGATCCCCGGCGGCCTGCCCGTCGGCGGACTGACGGTGATCCGCTTCCGCAACAGCCACCTCGTCTATGCCGCGACCTGGTATCTGCTGGCGTTGATGAGCGCCGCGGCCGCCTATGCGATCCAGCGCCGGCGGCTCGCCTGA
- the cyoC gene encoding cytochrome o ubiquinol oxidase subunit III: MSQTQVQTHGPSGNQETDKPRFYVTEEHHPEGSTMLGFWLYLMSDCLVFAVLFATHGVLGRNYAAGPSPADLFDLPIVALNTAMLLFSSITYGFAMLQMERGAKTETLFWLGVTGVFGAVFLGLELYEFNHLIHEGAGPTRSAFLSSFFTLVGTHGLHVTFGIIWLITLMVQVGRHGLIEANKRRLMCLSMFWHFLDVVWIGVFSFVYLMGVLG; the protein is encoded by the coding sequence ATGAGCCAGACGCAAGTTCAGACCCACGGCCCCTCGGGCAATCAGGAAACCGACAAGCCGCGGTTCTACGTCACGGAAGAGCATCATCCGGAAGGCAGCACCATGCTGGGCTTCTGGCTGTACCTGATGAGCGACTGCCTGGTCTTCGCGGTGCTTTTCGCCACCCACGGCGTGCTCGGCCGAAATTATGCGGCAGGCCCCTCGCCCGCCGACCTGTTCGACCTGCCGATCGTTGCCCTCAACACCGCTATGCTGCTGTTCTCGTCGATCACCTACGGTTTTGCGATGTTGCAGATGGAACGCGGCGCCAAGACCGAGACGCTGTTCTGGCTCGGCGTGACCGGCGTGTTCGGAGCGGTCTTCCTCGGCCTAGAACTCTACGAGTTCAACCACCTGATCCATGAGGGCGCAGGCCCGACCCGCTCTGCCTTCCTCTCCTCATTCTTCACCCTGGTCGGCACCCACGGGCTGCACGTCACCTTCGGCATCATCTGGCTGATCACGCTGATGGTGCAGGTCGGCAGACACGGACTGATCGAGGCAAACAAGCGCCGCCTGATGTGCCTGTCGATGTTCTGGCATTTCCTCGACGTCGTCTGGATCGGCGTCTTTTCCTTCGTCTATCTCATGGGAGTCCTCGGATGA